AACCACCGTAAATCACCAATAATAACCAGGTTCCTGGCCCCTGGTATTTTATGGTATAACATCTGATTCATTTAGGTGATTTTTTATGTCGGTGTATATTTATTCTTCGGTGGGTGATTTATACTCACTTATACGCTTGTTTATTCACGGATTGAACCCTACGAGATTGAAGCAGGTTCAGCTGAAGCAGCTTAAATTTAGTAGGGTTCATTTCTTTACTATCTGTTAGTATTTTGAAAAAATTATGAGGTCATACAACAAAATAAACTCAACAAATAAAATTCATACCCTTGTTATTTAAATTCCATTCCTATTCGAATTGCATACCATTGCATATAATATAAAACGACCAACTCTTGTTCACCCTCATTGAAAGTATGTTTTAATGACAAACAAAACCGGCTTCAAAAATGAAGCCGGCCAACATCAGATTTGTAGTTCACCTAATCTAACCAATTCGATAACAGCCTGTGAGCGCCCCTTAACTCCAAGCTTTTGCATCGTATTGGAAATATGATTACGTACAGTTTTTTCACTGATGAACAGCTGTGCTGCAATTTCCTTTGTCGTCTTGTCCTGCACTAGTAACTCAAACACTTCCCGCTCTCGCTTAGTTAAAAGCGGCTTTGGTCTGAACTCGTGTTCTTTCAATAGTTTCACCCTTTCTTGCATGGGCTGCATCGTCCGATATGCCATTAGTTAATATTTAGTCATCATTATCTTATGTAGGTAATTGAAACCGTGTGACATTTTCGGACTAGACATTCGAGCATTTTCAAAAGAAAAAGAGTGATACATTCCAATTAGTTAACGACAAATCTGGTTAAATTGCGTAATCAATTGATAAAAATCTTATTAAACTTTGTATAACAAAAGCTATTAGAGCTGTCCATTGATCGAAAGTGATCTGCAACAAAATAAACGACAGGCACCAAGCTTACCATTTTTTGCCCTCCAGCATTAAACGTTTTGAATTATCTTATCGATTTCACTTGAATGAAAAGAAAATTGAGTAATGAAATAAATAACATACTAGAAAATTAAAACAAAAAAAAAGCACAGACATCACGTGCCTATGCTTTTCATTCTAGAACCCTTTTTGTAAATATCCTTTTGCGGAGTCTGTCCACGGTGAAGGCTTACCAGTTTCTCTTGAAACTTGAACAATTTTCCCTCTCCCCGTCATACATGGTTCTCCTTTTTCGTTAACAATTAAGTAATGTAAGTCAACCGATGAATTACCAATGTGTGCAACTTTTACACAAATATCGAGTTTTTCATCAAAATATACTTGCTTTAAGTAGTCACAATGTAAATCAGCTGTTACAGGGATCGTTTCCCCATCCTTTGAAAACCATTCTTGAACGAGTCCCGTATCTTTGAAAAAGTTAATACGGCCATGTTCAAAGTAGACAAAAGCGTTCGTATTATTTAAGTGACCGAATGCATCTGTTTCAGAAAAACGAACAGAAATTTGATAACGATAGCGGAAGTCTTCTTGCCAAGTTTCAAAGTCTTCGATATAAGATGGTAATGCCAAATCAATCCCCTCTTTCTTTTTGTTATTAAACTATGAATGAATGGTCATTCAATTACTATTTAAACGAAAAGGGGCGCTATGCCCCCTTTCAAAAATCTTTATACGTTTTGGTCACTACCGAAGAAGTCTTTAAACGATTGGAATGTAGTATCACGGTTAAGTGCGGCAATTGACGTTGTCAAAGGAATTCCTTTTGGACAAGCTTGTACACAGTTTTGCGAGTTACCACAGTTACTTAAACCGCCTTCTCCATCCATTAGTGTTTGCAGACGTTCTGCTTTATGCATCGCACCTGTTGGATGCTGGTTAAATAATCGTACTTGTGAAAGTGCTGCTGGCCCGATAAATTCAGATTTACTATTTACGTTTGGACAAGCTTCTAAACATACACCACATGTCATACATTTCGATAGTTCATAAGCCCATTGACGTTTCGCTTCTGGCATACGCGGACCAGGACCTAGATCATATGTTCCATCGATCGGTACCCAAGCTTTGACTCGCTTTAATGAGTCGAACATGCGACTTCTGTCAACAACTAAGTCACGAGTAACAGGGAATGTGCCCATTGGTTCTAAACGAATTGGTTGTTCAAGTTGGTCGATAAGAGCCGTACAAGACTGACGCGGCTTACCGTTAATCACCATCGAACAAGCACCACAAACTTCTTCAAGACAGCTCGCTTCCCAAGATACCGCAGTTGTTGCTTCCCCTTTAGCGTTTACTGGGTTACGACGAATTTCCATAAGTGCGGAAATCACGTTCATATTTTCTCGATACGGAATTTCAAATTCTTCCGTGTACGAAGAGCTTTCCATATCTTTTTGGCGTTTAATAATTAAGCGAATGGTTTTTTCACTCATTTCTTGTCACCCGCCTTTTTTTTCGAAGTGTAGTCACGTTTACGCGGCTCAATAAGAGACACGTCAACCTCTTCATATTCAAACTCCGGCGCGTTTGTTTCTTGATTAAACTTCGCCTTCGTTGTTTTTAGCCATTCTTCATCATTACGATCCGGGAATTCCGGCTTGTAATGAGCACCGCGGCTTTCGTTACGGTTGTATGCACCTTGAGTTATTACACGCGCAAGGTTTAACATACCGCCAAGCTGACGAATGAATGCTGCACTTTGGTTACTCCATTGTGCTGTATCATCAATGCTAATATTCTTAAATCGTTCTTGAAGTTCTTGAATTTTCTGATCAGTTTCTAATAGACGTTTGTTTTCACGCACTACAGTAACGTTATCAGTCATCAAGTTCCCTAGTTCCTGATGAATTTTGAAAGCATTTTCGCTTCCGTTCATGTTCAGGATCTCATCGAATTGTGCTTGATCTTTCTTCACTTGATTTTCATAAACTGACGAATCAATGTCTTCTGTTGTTTTCTCTAAACCTTGTAGATACTCAACAGCTTTTGGACCAGCAACCATTCCGCCATAAATAGAAGATAATAATGAGTTCGCACCAAGGCGGTTTGCTCCGTGAATAGAGTAATCTACTTCACCAGCTGCAAATAATCCTGGGATATTTGTCATTTGATCATAATCTACCCAAAGTCCACCCATTGAATAGTGTACTGCAGGGAAGATCTTCATTGGCACCTTACGAGGGTCATCTCCCATGAACTTCTCGTAAATTTCCATAATTCCACCAAGCTTAACGTCTAGCTCTTTTGGATCTTTATGTGATAGGTCGAGATAAACCATGTTTTCACCGTTAATACCGCGTTTTAAATCGACACATACGTGGAAGATTTCACGAGTTGCGATATCACGTGGGACAAGGTTTCCATAAGCAGGATATTTTTCCTCTAAGAAATACCAAGGCTTACCGTCTTCATCATATGTCCAAACTCTACCACCTTCACCACGAGCAGATTCACTCATTAAACGAAGCTTGTCATCTCCTGGAATCGCTGTCGGGTGAATTTGAATAAATTCTCCGTTTGCATAATATGCACCTTGCTCATAAACAGAAGCAGCAGCATAACCCGTGTTAATCATTGAGTTTGTTGACTTTCCAAAGATAATTCCAGGTCCGCCAGTTGCCATAATAACGGCATCACCTTTAAAAGAATGGATCTCAGATGTGCTAAGTTCTTGTGCAGTAATACCACGGCAAGTCCCTTCTTCATCCACAACTGCTTTTAAGAATTCCCATCCTTCGTATTTCTTAACGAGGCCATTTACTTCATGGCGACGAACTTGCTCATCTAAAGCATATAGAAGTTGCTGACCAGTCGTTGCACCAGCAAATGCTGTACGGTGATGTTGAGTACCACCAAAACGACGAAGTGCTAGTAAACCTTCTGCCGTACGGTTAAACATAACCCCCATACGGTCCATTAAATGAATAATTCCTGGCGCTGCATCACACATTGCTTTTACTGGAGGCTGGTTTGCTAAGAAGTCCCCACCGTAAACTGAATCATCAAAGTGCTCCCATGTTGAGTCACCTTCACCCATTGTATTTAGTGCTCCATTAATACCGCCTTGAGCACAAACGGAGTGGGATCGTTTAACAGGAACAACTGAAAATAAATCTACTTCAACGCCGGCTTCGGCTGCTTTAATTGTCGCCATAAGACCTGCGAGGCCACCACCGACAACGATGATTTTACCTTTGCTCATTCAAAACACTCCTTCTCTTGGACTACACAAATGCTAAGATAGATTGAATTCCTAACCACGTTAATGCGACGAAAATACCGATCGTAACATAAGTTGCAATTTGCTGTGATTTTGGAGTCACAGTAATTCCCCAAGTTACAGCAAAAGACCAAAGTCCGTTCGCAAAGTGGAAAGTTGCAGAAGCAATTCCAATAATATAAGCAATTAAAGCTACCGGGTTACTGACAATATCAGCCATCATCTGGTAGTTTACTTCTTGCCCAAGCATAGCAGCGATTCTTGTATCCCAGACGTGCCATGCGATAAAAATAATCGTAATAACTCCTGTTACACGTTGTAAGCGGAACATCCAGTTACGGAAATAGCTGTATGTATTCGTATTGTGTTTCGCTTGAAACGCAATGTATAAGCCATATACACCATGGAAAATAATAGGTAAAAAGATAAAGAAGATTTCCATAAAGTAGCGGAATGGAAGATTTTCCATAAAGTAAACGGCAGCGTTATACGCCTCCGGGCCGCGGATAGCATAACTGTTTACTAATAAGTGGACAATTAAGAAGGCGCCAACAGGAATAACGCCGAGCAATGAATGTAATCTTCGATAGAAAAACTCACGATTCGTGGACATGAAACTCTCCCCCTGTATAAATTTTTTTGCGAAAGTTTGTTGATATGATCACTTTACTTTCATACAACCTCCTTCTACGTCTTTTGCACCATGTCAACATTAGAAAACTTTTGATAGATTCACAAATTTGTACAAAATGTGACAATTACATTTTACTCCCACTCTCAACCCCCGTCAAGAAAGCGGATTCAATCCTAATTTTAACAGAAACACTATTGCAACAACATATGCCTTATGATTTTTTAAATTTCAATTTTTACAAAAATTCAAAATGTGTTCAAAAGTGTAAAATCTGCACACATACAACATGAGTATCAGACTTCCATCCGCATTAGAGAGAGTAAAAAAATAGACACTGTTTTTATTGTAACAGTGTCTTTATCATATCAAATTCTTGTGATTAATTGTTCGAAATTCGAAATGTCTTAATTTTCTCACAATAATAACATGCTCACAATTTAACCAATAATAATTCTTTCTGTTGGGTGCTTGTATGGTGTTTTCTTCTCTTTCGCACGGATCGAGAATAAAAAGGCAATCAGTCCAACTCGACCAATTAGCATAAGGACCATTAGTGTAACTTGGCTTGGCATCGATAAGTAAGGTGTAATACCCATTGATAATCCACATGTTCCAAAGGCTGAGCTCACTTCAAAAATAATTGCCATTAACGCAAACTCACTACTACCTTCAAAAGCACTGATTAAAATAATTGCTAAAAAGAGACCAACTAGAAACACAGATAGAACAATAAACGCTTTTTGTTTGTCTTCTTGGTGAATTTCACGCCCAAAAACTTTCACATCACTACGTCCCATCGCAAAGCTTCGAATCGTTAAAAACATGACTGCTAACGTTGTTGTTCGGATTCCTCCACCAACACTAGATGGAGAGGCCCCTATGATCATGAGTGCTGAAAGTAATAGTAAGCTTGCAAGTGTCAAATCTGACACATCCATTACCGCTAACCCACCGCTTCGTGCTGTCGCTGAATTAAATAATGAAAAAAATAATTGCTGGTGCCACGCAAGACCATCATAATATTCATTACGTTCTAATAACCATAATCCGACAACACCGATGGCAAAAACGATAAAATATGTACTGACCGCAATCTTTGTAAACAAACTAAATCGGAATTCCCCTTTTTTTGAACGGAAATATTCGATAATTTCCATGATGACAGGAAATCCGATTGCTCCGGCAAAAATTAATAGAATATTGACGAGCTGAACGAAATAATCATCAGCAAAAGGAATTAATGATTGCCCCGTAACATCAAATCCAGCGTTTGTAAAGGCTGATAAAGCCCCGAAAGCTCCTTGGTAATAAGCTTCCGCTACTGTATCAAAGTAATTTATGTAATAGGTCCCTAAGACGAGTGCACCTAATAATTCAATCGCTAAGGCAACGACCAATATTCCCTTCATAAGCTTTACAAGCCCTTGAAAAGCTATTTGGTTATGGTCAACCATAATAAGCATTCGTTGTGATAAGTTTATTTTTTTTCCAAAGATCAACCAAACAAATGTTCCAATCGTCATAACTCCAATTCCACCAAGTTGAATCGCCATTGCTAAAAAGAATACACCGATACCGCTATATGTTTCAGAAACATTCACTACCGTTAATCCTGTTACACTTACCGCACTGACAGCCGTAAAGAGTGCTTCACTATAACTAACCGTCACACCAGGTTGAGATGAAACCGGTAAAAACAGAAGGATGCTAAATAAAAACATTGCAACAATATATGAAATAACAATGATTCGAAAAGGAGTTAAAAACTTCGTCATCCCTAAATTCATTGTACATGACCTCCAAATTAAATACGGGCTTTAGTATACCATTATTACAAATGTGTTACCATCAAGTTATTAAATCTTTTCATGATTTTTCATCTTCGTTTTATGAGTTATATGGTAAGATAAAAGTGAAATACGCATCATGAATTGTGAGTGGAGGAAGGATCATCCATGAAAAAAAACGACCTCTTAGAGCAAGAAGAGAAAGAGACAACAGTAAGTTCCACATTCAGTTATGACCTGTTACGAAATGTACTTCTACCAGAGCTATTAGGTGAAGACGAAGAAATGATTTTATATTGGGGAGGAAAATCTATCGCTAGAAGGATAGATTCAGAAAATCTTCAAGACTTAGAAGCATTTTTCAAACATGCAGGTTGGGGTTCTCTTTCATTATTGAAAGAAAAGAAATCAGAACGGTTATATGAGCTTGTCTCTCCTATAACAACACAGGATAGACCGATTTCATTAGAATGTGGCTTTTTAGCTCAAGCCATCGAACAACAATATGGTTTTATTACTGACGCTTCATATGAAATAAAAAAGAAAAAGCCTTATACATGCAGAATCACTGTCAAATGGGATAGTGGTGATCCAGTAAAATAACTTTCAACATTTGCCTCAAAAGTACTTACTGTGCTTTTGAGTTTTTTATGATTATACCAGCTGAACAAAGACTCTTGAAACCCCATCGCCTGTTTATATTAGTGGTTGTAGAATGAGACAAAATTTAAGTTCAATAAGAAGAGGCTGCTCAATAACAGCCTCTTTGTAAATTTAGTTACGATCATTTTCATTGGAATGGTTATTCGCTCTTTGCTTATTTCCTTTTGCATACTTTCCTTGACGTCCATATTCTTTGTTCGTTTCCCTCTTACGTTCGTGACCTTGTTTACCCATTAATATCACCTCCAACGTAATATTAGTTAAGGTAATACCCGTCCTCTAAATTTTTAATCATCGCCGAATAACTAATAAATTGCTAGTATGATAGGTAAGAGTTCATAGAGTATGATGAAACACTAATCTTCTTAATAAATTTTTTAGTTGCTCAAGTGTTTTATTATTGATGGCGTTTGTTTTATAATCCGTCTCTAAACTCTTCGCCTGTTTTTCCTTTCTCGTAGCTAGCTTTACGAATTCATTGAATGAAACGTCCCCTCTTTTAATTGCCAACATAAACTCCCGCTCTTCTCCTTCATACCAAATACATCTCCCGTAATTGTGAAACTGCTGTTCATGGAACTTCACAAGAAATGAGATGAAATGATAGGCGAGCATTGCTTTTTTCGTATGATAACCGTTTGTTTCAATCAATGCTTTGGTTTTTTCTGATGTTGGTTTATGTAACGTTTTCATGTTTTGGGTGAACATTCCTATTGATGATGAATAAAGATTAGGGAGGTTCATTCTAGATATAGAGTCTCGCAAGGCAATCAATTGTTTTGCCTCTGAAAACCCAAAAGTTTTTATGTTAATAGAAAACAACAAGTCCAAATAAGACATGTTTGACTGATAGAATAACTTCTCTAACCGTCTAACATCTTGCACATCAACATCTTCATGATCATTTGCCTCAAACTTTTTAAACACTTTACTACTATATAAGTCTTCTTTTGTTGGCAATACAAAATACTTATAATCAACATCAGAGTCCTGATCATTCAAATTTCGATTATGACTACCAGCAGTAAATTGAAATACCACCCGTCTTCCAAACATCTCCACACCAACGACACTCCTTTATACCACTTTTCATTGCTCTTCGATTAATCGCTGTTGACTATTTTTATAACAATGACTCGTTACCATCACTCAATTATGGGGGAGTCCGGAGTGAGTGGTTGATTATCGACATTGCCATCTCGAACCGCACTTCTATTTCTCCTACTTATAATTTAAGTGAAAAATGCCCCGCTCGTTTCTTCGTTAATGATTATTCCCTTTGGGTCTCACCTTTAAAATGAATGGTTGCGATTCATTCTTCTATTTTATAAAGATCGTACAACACTTCCACTTGGTCTGTTTATGTACCGATTCTTCCATTTGATTCTATTTATAAATTGAATCTACCTATAAAGTAAGGCTACCGATTAAGAAGTACTACGACTGTGATGTTCATTTTAGCAAACAATGATTAAAAACTTTTTCCGAAAACTCGGTTACTGTTTCGGCTGAATAGTAGATGTAAAAACCAACAATGTAGAGGAAGATCGATTCTAAACACCCTCTAATAGCGGCATGCAGAAAACGCCAGGTACTTTCTCTAAAAAGATACCTGGCACATTAAAAGAATTTCATCTACATAAAGATCCTAAACAAGGCAAATGTTATTGAGGCTGTACTGATTACAATTGCAATCATCCATTTGACCATTTTCACTTGAACTTTATTGATGGTACTCTCGATTTTATTTTCCGTTTTTTGATTTAAGATATTGGCTTCGCTTTCATTTATCACTCTTTTATCGGCAAGAGTTTTATCAATTAAGACTCGGACTGCATCCTCATCTGTCTTAGTTTTTAAACCTTCTTTTATATCATCTAGATCACTTTCGATTGTTGATACCTTTTCCTCTATAAGCTTCATGTGATTTTCCATTTCTTTATTTTCCATACCCATCACTCTTTTACATCATTTTTTATCATTGTATTCGTGACTTTATGGAAAAGTAACCTTTAACAGGACCACACTTCACACATGATTAAATATCCACTTTTATCTAATTAACAGTTCTCATTTTATGCAATTAACAACGACCTGCCATCCGTTCTTCACTCTTCCTCTTTATAGAAGGTAAAGGTGCTTGAAGGACCTTTACCAGGGTTAATATGATAATCAGCGTCCCAATCAACTCTAGAGATTTTTGGCACTTCAAAAATTTCAGCGCTTTTAATACGTAGTAATTGATCAACCACCGCTTTTTCTCCACCAAACAAGTTGCAATCGAGATCACTATCGGTATTTACGATCCAGCTTTTATCTTCGGACCACCAGTATGTTGGTGAGCCGTGAATATCATTTAGTAGGAGAACGTCTTCTATATTTCCATAGTATAGGTGTTCAAATTCACCCTTTAAATCCATATGAGAGCTGATGATATCATAATAAAAATAACATTTTCCTAATGTTTTGGGCTTTAGGACCTCAACAAACTGCTTTAAAACACTAGGTTCAAACGTCCCTTCAGAGCTAATCATACACCTTGGCATTGAACCGCCTAAATGACGATAAAACGTATAGATATTTATATCTTTCGTGTAAATAAGTCCATACCTTTTCGCAAAATCTTGATACGTCATCTGGATGAGGTTATGATCATTAAATTCTTCTTCTCTTGCTTCTTCCCACGTAAGGTTATCATCTTTAACACTTTTATCTAAGTAGATCGGCTCTAAAACTTTTATATAGCTTTCATAACGAGGAGGTATCAAACAAGAGATTTTCGCTCCTTCATCTGTACCTAACTCCTCTTTTTCTTTATAAATCCAATCAATCTCACGCACACTACGGAGCTTTTCCACGTATAGTCCCCCTTAATGAAACACTCAATGGTTCTCAAAAAGATTAAACCTTAAAACTGCATACTGTTTCCTCATTACTTCCATATCCCCCTAGGGTCAGCTGCATGTTCTGCTTCTTCAAAAATATACTCACGATTTAATCGACAGTTATTACAAACCATATTTGAATTTTCATTGATGGTTTCACACACACAGAGCCATGTCTTCACTTGTTGCTCAGGTAAACAAGAAACTTGATGCTGACCAAGTCTATCACGTAATATTTCAAGCTCTTTCACCCGTAATTGCTGTTGATGTTTGGCTAATCCTTCAACTTTTTCATCAAACTCTTCTCTTGACATTAATCCTTTATTAAGTAAATGACGGAGCATCTGTTCATTTTGTTTATTCTTATATTCTCGTATTTTCACATTGGCTTCGTCTTCAGACAGAACCCCTTTTGCGTACAATGCTTTCAATTGATTGATCGTATCGTCTTCTGGGCCCTCCTGGAGTTTCTTAACCTGCGTTCGTAAACGGTAAACTAGTATAAGGATCATGGTAATTAATATTGGAGAAAGAAATGTGATTAGACCATATAACGTACTCATAGATAACCTCCTATATTTTCCATCTACTTATCATTTTAACATAGGTATTTATTGACTATTGAATCAATTTCATAATTACGTTTTTACTCTATGAAACGAAGATATGATAAATTTTTCATTAAATGTCCGTTTTATTTGAAAGTGAACGTAACAAAAGACGGCGACTCCCATAGGATCAGCGACGAGCAATACTTCTTCGAACTGCTTCGAGCTGCGACGAGTAACCGCAGGAGCACTGTTTATCTGTGACGAGTAATCGCAGGAACACTGTTTATCTGCGACGAGTAACCGCAGGAGCAACGAGCTGAAGATCCACTTAGGCGAAGAGTTGTCGAGCCTAAGTTAGCTGAAGACAAGCCCTCGGGAAAGCGTCCGTCTGAAGTGACGTTCACGCTCATCGTTCGGTATTTCGCACCTTATATTGAGTTATAAAATTGATTCACTATTATGAAAAATTTGTCAATAACGTCAATAAAAAAGACCGCTCATATGGCTTTGTTCACTGCCAATGAGACGGTCTTTTCAATATATTTGCTTATTAAACCGTTACTTTCGGTTTTTCACTTGCATCAAGTTCGAATGTCGAATGCAGTACATCAATTGCAGTAGCCATTTTCGCTTCTGGAACCACAACAGATACTTTAATTTCAGACGTACTAACCATTTTCACCTCGATCTCATGATCAGAAAGTGCCTGGAACATGTTTGCTGCAACCCCTGGATTCGAGACCATTCCTGAACCGACGATGGATACTTTTGCTAATGAGTCTTCATGGCGAATCCCTTGATAGCCAAGTTGTTCATGGTTATTTTCTAACAATTTAAGTGCTTCTGGTAATTCTTGTGTGTGTAATGAAAAAGAGACGTTCATTTCATTTTCACCAGTCATTTGTTGAATAATAATGTCTACGTCAATTCCAGATTCAGCTAGTAATGAGAAGACATCACTCATTGCGTGAAAACGATTTGGTAATCTTTCAATCGTAATTTTCGTAACTGCCCCTTCAAATGCTAAACCTCGTACGATTAAATTTTGTTCCATTGATACATCCTCCTCAACAATTGTACCTTCAACATCTTCCATACTTGAACGAACGATTAATGGAAGGCTATAATTTTTCGCAAACTCTACTGCTCTCGGATGCAATACACCTGCTCCGAGGTTTGCTAGCTCCAACATTTCATCATAAGAAATACTTTGCAATTGACGTGCATGTTTGGCTACTCGCGGGTCACATGTGTAAACTCCTGTCACATCTGTAAATATCGAGCAAGACTCCGCTTTTAAAGCTGCAGCAATTGCAACTGCCGTTGTGTCTGAACCACCACGTCCGAGTGTTGTGATTTCACCACTTTCTGACATGCCTTGGAAGCCGGCAACAATCACCACTTTACCTTCACCTAAGTATGTTTCAAGTCTTTCTGTATCAATATCTGTTATACGTGCATTTTGGTGCACAGGCTCGGTTTTTATACCTGCTTGCCATCCAGTTAATGATACTGCATCAATGCCCATTTCTTTTAGTGCCATCACCATTAACGAGATTGTTACTTGTTCACCTGTACTTAAGAGCATATCCATTTCTCTACGGTCAGGTGAGTCACTAATTTCATTTGCTAGTTGGACGAGTGTATCTGTTGATTTCCCCATCGCTGATACAACTGTAACAACGCGATTTCCTGCTTCGTGCTCACGTTTTACTCGTTCAGCTGCTCGTTTAATTTTCGTCACATCTCCAACAGATGTTCCGCCGAATTTTTGTACAATTGTTGCCAACGTCAATTCCTCCTCTTTTTTGTAAGGCTATGTTAAAGTCGTTTTTTATTTTGTACTTCGTTCTCGGTGGAGTAGCCACCTTTGCTCTTCACAAAGTCAAACATCGTTTAATCATACGATTTAACATTAACAAGCCTACTGTACATTCATTTGTGAGAAAAAGACCATCCGCACTTTTGCCTAACCCTGACACTTTGACGATGTTTACCGACAAAGTTTCTTGAGTAAGACAATAAAAAACGGCAGTAGGAAGGTTCCCACTGCCGAATACGACTTTTATCATTCTATCTTTCATCGAAAAGTCGCTCCGTGAGATAGTCCTCCATACAGGTTTATTACTGTATGACAGCCCTGTATTTATTCAATACAGATCCAAAAGATTACGGTTGAGAAGTAACCTTTTTCGGCGAAGTCCCCTTTCCTTTATGATCTGTGAACCTCAACATTCTCACATAAAGTACTGATGACCTTCGCACCTCTACCACCACTTCAAGAGCTGAAGTATGGAATTCAATTTTCAAACTTGATTAGTAGTGTAACAGAATAAATTTTGTAGAGCAATCATCATTTATTGGAAAAAATGTCCGTTTAGTTATACCTACGTCATCTTCACCAAGTTAGCTTATACATTGTCATTTTTATCTGCATTTATCTATTTCTTCCTACTAATATATACATTGCTATTGATGGAAATCGATCAAGATTGCTTCACTTATGATTCATTCTCTTCTTGAATTTTCTTCAACAAGGCTTCAGCCG
The Bacillus shivajii DNA segment above includes these coding regions:
- a CDS encoding aspartate kinase is translated as MATIVQKFGGTSVGDVTKIKRAAERVKREHEAGNRVVTVVSAMGKSTDTLVQLANEISDSPDRREMDMLLSTGEQVTISLMVMALKEMGIDAVSLTGWQAGIKTEPVHQNARITDIDTERLETYLGEGKVVIVAGFQGMSESGEITTLGRGGSDTTAVAIAAALKAESCSIFTDVTGVYTCDPRVAKHARQLQSISYDEMLELANLGAGVLHPRAVEFAKNYSLPLIVRSSMEDVEGTIVEEDVSMEQNLIVRGLAFEGAVTKITIERLPNRFHAMSDVFSLLAESGIDVDIIIQQMTGENEMNVSFSLHTQELPEALKLLENNHEQLGYQGIRHEDSLAKVSIVGSGMVSNPGVAANMFQALSDHEIEVKMVSTSEIKVSVVVPEAKMATAIDVLHSTFELDASEKPKVTV